The following proteins are encoded in a genomic region of Gouania willdenowi chromosome 6, fGouWil2.1, whole genome shotgun sequence:
- the gnptab gene encoding N-acetylglucosamine-1-phosphotransferase subunits alpha/beta, whose product MQRYASPRRTMVLVNSVLKLLQRQTYTCLSHRYGLYLCFGGIVLMIVSAFQFGEVVVEWSRDQYHVLFDSYRDNVGGKSFQSRLCLPMPIDVVYTWVNGTDTALLAELKAVKEQLQQEQRALRERLGRNVSETTEVPNDREKPECLLSHCILAPMLALDPGLGVNMTIGQLPALSASFSAAKELLHVNKPIHPPTSVSLLIFHSQAEADKVFNDVSKEVHRFTVSRCYLTTDKDAPGLIRMPSVAYLNGFPATYKETEPLRAKLPSVVTSRIKELELYSEASIALLHLNTVQDFTDLTQQAKKNLTLDGKELTISPAYLFFDLTAISQSKQDEDVSASRFEDNEELRYSLRSVEQHAPWVRHIFIVTNGQIPSWLNLDNPRVSVVSHQDIFLNHSHLPTFSSPSIETHIHRIPGLSQKFIYLNDDVMFGKDVWPDDFYSHSKGQKVYLTWPVPNCAEGCPGSWIKDGYCDKACNNSACDWDGGDCLGNTANGRLVPGAGDAGPVAGPPWQFVGGLGGATYCNQGCAQSWLADKFCDQACNVLSCGFDVGDCGLEHFGELHRVSLRRNQTLYTLPVGELRPYFSFSHIADRVSEAHVSDGAVVRHTSITNKWGTLHLLLHPGHNATRIHYNLTMQRKDESTFSFSFSVAVDTRQAPPTNTSSKGSVGGAKPTVMPEPVFHFSDIPEDKRGPKIHRKLHTQTQAVLQVPALNVSLFPATVQRELEKLEEKLQVGDITMKGFNLTKAELLKPFRQLIQMMGKEAKPGQNSESNHLEGKQMIKKDQETSRSLDAAAEKPLTSKLLSSIGHRPAAAAAAAVNQQENADAPLIGRKLQHFTSADRGFLPWERRKYFQRLLEEEERLHRELSYTADSSATSRRLRDTFADSLRYVNKLLNSQFGFASRKVPAHMPHMIDRLVMQELQDTFPDEFEKTSAHHVRHSEDMQFAFSYFYFLMGAQQQLNVSDVFDLIDTDRSGVLSDREIRTLATRIHELPLSLQDLTGLEQMLINCSKTLPSNVTQLHLVSPTQESYYDPSMPLVTKGLVLHCKPITEQIHEAFKEQNKYKFEIMGEDDIAFKMVRTNVSHVVGQLDDIRKNPRKFICLNDNIDHSHKDATTVKAVLRDFYESMFPLPSQFELPREYRNRFLHMSELHEWRVYRDKLKFWTHCVLVTLVVFTILSFFAEQLVLLKRKLFPRRRAQPESNPERV is encoded by the exons ATGCAGCGCTATGCGTCGCCTCGGAGAACCATGGTGCTGGTGAACTCGGTGCTGAAGCTGCTGCAGCGGCAGACCTACACCTGCCTGTCGCACCGCTACGGACTCTACCTCTGCTTCGGCGGCATCGTCCTCATGATCGTGTCCGCCTTCCAGTTTGGggag GTGGTGGTGGAGTGGAGTCGGGACCAGTATCACGTCCTGTTCGACTCGTACAGGGACAATGTGGGCGGGAAGTCCTTCCAGAGCAG gCTCTGTCTACCCATGCCCATCGATGTGGTTTACACGTGGGTGAACGGCACGGACACGGCGCTGCTGGCAGAGCTGAAGGCCGTTAAagagcagctgcagcaggagcaGCGAGCGCTGAG GGAACGTCTGGGGAGGAATGTCAGTGAAACCACGGAAGTGCCAAATGATCG AGAGAAGCCTGAATGCCTGCTGTCTCACTGCATCCTGGCCCCCATGTTGGCCTTGGATCCAGGCCTGGGGGTCAACATGACGATCGGTCAGCTGCCGGCGCTCTCCGCCTCCTTCTCGGCCGCCAAAGAGCTGCTGCACGTCAACAAACCCATCCACCCGCCCACCTCCGTCTCTCTGCTCATCTTCCACTCGCAGGCTGAAG CTGATAAAGTCTTCAATGACGTGTCCAAAGAGGTTCACAGATTCACCGTGTCCAGATGTTACCTG ACCACAGATAAAGACGCTCCCGGTCTGATCCGGATGCCATCTGTGGCCTACCTCAATGGTTTTCCCGCAACCTACAAAGAGACGGAGCCGCTGCGGGCCAAACTCCCGTCTGTGGTCACCAGTCGCATCAAAGAG TTGGAGTTGTACTCTGAGGCCAGCATTGCTCTGCTGCACCTGAACACTGTTCAGGATTTCACTGATCTGACACAGCAGGCCAAGAAAAACCTGACCCTGGATGGAAAGGAATTAACCATTAGTCCTGCTTACCTGTTCTTTGACCTCACCGCCATCTCCCAG TCCAAACAGGACGAGGACGTCTCCGCCAGCCGCTTCGAGGACAACGAGGAGCTGCGTTACTCCCTGCGCTCTGTGGAGCAACACGCCCCCTGGGTGAGGCACATCTTCATCGTCACCAATGGACAGATCCCTTCATGGCTCAACCTGGACAACCCTCGCGTGTCTGTCGTCTCACATCAG GACATTTTCCTGAATCACAGCCATCTTCCCACCTTCAGCTCTCCGTCCATAGAGACGCACATCCACAGGATCCCCGGGCTCTCCCAGAAGTTCATCTACCTCAATGACGACGTGATGTTCGGCAAAGACGTGTGGCCGGATGACTTCTACAGCCACTCCAAAGGACAGAAG GTGTACCTCACCTGGCCGGTTCCCAACTGTGCGGAGGGCTGCCCCGGGTCCTGGATCAAAGACGGCTACTGTGACAAAGCCTGCAACAACTCAGCGTGTGACTGGGACGGCGGCGACTGTCTGG GTAACACAGCCAACGGCCGCTTGGTCCCCGGTGCGGGCGACGCCGGGCCAGTCGCAGGACCACCGTGGCAGTTCGTCGGCGGCCTGGGAGGGGCCACGTACTGCAACCAGGGCTGTGCTCAGTCCTGGCTGGCTGACAAGTTCTGTGACCAGGCCTGTAACGTTCTGTCCTGTGGCTTTGATGTGGGCGACTGTGGCCTTG aacaCTTTGGTGAGCTACACAGAGTGTCTCTGCGTAGGAACCAGACTCTCTACACACTGCCCGTGGGAGAACTGCGGCCGTACTTCAGCTTCTCTCATATCGCTGACCGCGTGTCCGAGGCTCACGTGAGCGACGGCGCTGTGGTGCGTCACACCTCCATCACCAACAAGTGGGGCACCCTCCACCTGCTGCTGCACCCGGGTCACAACGCCACCCGCATCCACTACAACCTCACAATGCAGAGGAAGGACGAGAGCACGTTCAGCTTCAGCTTCAGCGTCGCCGTGGACACACGTCAAGCTCCTCCCACCAACACCTCCAGCAAAGGCTCAGTGGGCGGAGCCAAACCCACTGTCATGCCCGAGCCTGTTTTCCACTTTTCTGACATTCCCGAAGACAAGCGAGGACCCAAAATCCACAGGAAgcttcacacacagacacaggccGTCCTCCAGGTGCCTGCTTTAAATGTGTCGTTGTTTCCCGCCACAGTGCAGAGGGAACTGGAGAAGCTGGAAGAGAAGCTCCAGGTGGGTGACATCACCATGAAGGGCTTCAACCTCACCAAGGCTGAACTCCTGAAACCTTTCAGGCAGTTGATCCAGATGATGGGAAAGGAAGCAAAGCCAGGTCAGAACTCTGAGTCAAATCATCTGGAAGGAAAACAGATGATAAAAAAAGATCAGGAAACGTCCAGGAGCCTGGACGCAGCCGCAGAAAAACCCCTGACCTCCAAACTGCTGAGCAGCATCGGCCAcagaccagcagcagcagcagcagcagctgtcaaTCAACAAGAGAACGCAGACGCTCCGCTGATAGGGAGGAAACTGCAGCACTTCACCTCCGCAGACCGAGGATTCCTGCCCTGGGAGAGAAGGAAGTACTTCCAGAGGCTGCTGGag GAAGAAGAACGTCTCCACAGAGAGCTTTCGTACACGGCCGACAGCTCAGCGACCAGTCGGAGGCTCCGCGACACCTTCGCTGACTCGCTGCGTTACGTCAACAAACTGCTCAACAGCCAGTTCGGCTTCGCTTCGCGCAAAGTGCCGGCGCACATGCCTCACATGATCGACCGGCTCGTCATGCAGGAGCTGCAGGACAC ATTCCCCGACGAGTTTGAAAAGACGTCGGCTCACCACGTGCGTCACTCCGAGGACATGCAATTTGCCTTCTCCTACTTCTACTTCCTGATGGGCGCCCAGCAGCAGCTCAACGTCTCCGACGTGTTCGACCTCATCGACACCGACCGATCGGGCGTTCTGTCCGACCGCGAGATCAGAACGCTGGCCACGCGGATCCACGAGCTTCCCCTCAGCCTGCAG GATCTGACGGGTTTGGAGCAGATGTTGATAAACTGCTCAAAGACTCTTCCCAGCAACGTGACCCAGCTTCACCTGGTCAGCCCCACCCAGGAGTCCTACTACGACCCCAGCatg CCTCTCGTCACCAAAGGTCTGGTTCTCCACTgtaaaccaatcacagagcagaTCCACGAGGCCTTCAAAGAGCAGAACAAATACAA GTTTGAGATCATGGGAGAGGACGACATCGCCTTTAAGATGGTTCGGACCAACGTGTCACACGTGGTGGGACAGCTGGACGACATCAGGAAGAATCCCAG GAAGTTCATTTGTCTGAACGACAACATCGACCACAGCCACAAAGACGCGACTACGGTCAAAGCCGTGCTGAGGGACTTCTACGAATCCATGTTTCCACTGCCGTCCCAGTTCGAGCTTCCCAGAGAATATCGCAACCGCTTCCTGCACATGAGCGAACTGCACGAGTG GCGAGTTTATCGGGATAAGCTGAAGTTCTGGACTCACTGCGTCCTCGTGACTCTGGTCGTTTTCACCATCTTGTCTTTCTTTGCTGAGCAG CTCGTTCTGCTGAAGCGGAAGTTGTTCCCACGGCGACGAGCCCAACCTGAGAGCAACCCTGAGCGAGTGTGA